The following proteins are co-located in the Paludibaculum fermentans genome:
- a CDS encoding RNA polymerase sigma factor, with protein MSSTPSTPAMQSRVAKLFEEARDDVYRYLMTLGLHPPQAQEVTQEVFLRLYTTLRKGEEIRNDRAWIFRVAHNLGLRVRSRENARVVYDPDLGLNLADPASNPEHSVIEREQMRRVHEALKGLSEQQKRCLHLRMEGLRYPEIGAILGISPSTVSEFLRRAIARLKKVRHE; from the coding sequence TTGTCATCCACACCATCCACGCCGGCGATGCAGAGCCGGGTGGCGAAATTGTTTGAAGAGGCTCGCGACGACGTGTATCGCTACCTGATGACCCTTGGCTTGCACCCACCCCAAGCCCAGGAGGTGACGCAGGAGGTGTTTCTGCGTCTCTACACGACGCTGCGGAAGGGTGAGGAGATCCGCAACGACCGGGCCTGGATCTTCCGTGTTGCCCATAACTTAGGGCTCAGGGTCCGGTCGAGGGAGAATGCCCGGGTTGTATACGACCCCGACTTGGGGCTGAACCTGGCGGATCCGGCTTCCAATCCGGAACACAGTGTCATCGAACGCGAGCAGATGCGCCGCGTGCACGAGGCTTTGAAAGGACTGTCCGAGCAACAGAAACGGTGCCTGCATTTGAGGATGGAAGGTCTGCGCTATCCGGAGATAGGAGCCATTCTTGGCATTAGTCCATCGACGGTGAGTGAGTTTCTACGGCGTGCAATCGCCCGGCTGAAGAAGGTGCGACATGAGTAG
- a CDS encoding glycosyltransferase family 2 protein, with product MRLDSVTVTIVTYNSARVIERCLDCVLAQDYGSLDVVVVDNASKDATRHILAGYEGRIRVIYNPRNTGFSAGQNLAIRATRSDWVLTLNPDVFLLPDFVSQLVEATRIDRRIGTVCGRLLRIQSDGSPLHERRIDSAGIFFTSTARHFDRGWNEPDDGRYGQTEYVFGACAAAALYRRKMILDVAQSDGFFDPDFFSYREDADVAWRAQLLGWRCLYVHTAESYHVRRMLPGSRNSVPAVLNMHSVKNRFLMRVKNMTGDLYRRIWFPTTARDVLIIGGCLFYEPTSLSAFWHTLTSLRRAINKRRDIMARRRVTDDYLAGWFQQHATAQPVPEAAVSEVYR from the coding sequence ATGCGACTGGATTCGGTTACCGTCACCATCGTCACCTATAACAGCGCCCGTGTCATCGAGCGCTGCCTCGACTGTGTCCTGGCCCAGGATTACGGTTCGTTGGATGTTGTGGTGGTCGACAACGCCTCGAAGGATGCCACCCGGCACATCCTGGCGGGCTATGAGGGACGTATCCGTGTGATCTATAACCCCAGGAATACCGGCTTCTCCGCCGGCCAGAACCTGGCGATCCGGGCTACCCGCTCAGACTGGGTATTGACCCTCAATCCTGATGTCTTCCTGCTGCCGGACTTTGTGAGTCAACTGGTGGAGGCCACCCGCATCGACCGCCGCATCGGCACGGTCTGCGGCCGCCTGCTCCGGATCCAGTCCGACGGTTCTCCGCTGCATGAACGGCGCATCGATTCGGCAGGTATCTTCTTTACTTCCACCGCGCGGCACTTCGATCGCGGGTGGAATGAACCGGACGACGGGCGCTACGGGCAGACCGAGTATGTCTTCGGCGCCTGCGCCGCCGCGGCGCTCTACCGCCGCAAGATGATCCTGGATGTCGCCCAGTCGGATGGCTTCTTTGACCCCGACTTCTTCTCTTACCGGGAAGACGCCGATGTCGCCTGGCGTGCCCAACTGCTGGGCTGGCGCTGCCTGTACGTACATACGGCCGAGTCGTACCACGTCCGCCGCATGCTGCCGGGCAGCCGCAACAGCGTGCCGGCCGTGCTGAACATGCACTCAGTGAAGAACCGGTTCCTGATGCGCGTGAAGAATATGACAGGGGACCTTTACCGCAGAATCTGGTTCCCGACCACCGCTCGCGACGTTCTCATCATTGGAGGGTGTCTGTTCTACGAACCCACTTCGCTTTCCGCGTTCTGGCACACCCTGACATCCCTGCGCCGCGCCATCAATAAGCGGCGTGACATCATGGCCCGACGCAGGGTCACTGACGATTACCTGGCCGGCTGGTTCCAGCAGCACGCCACCGCCCAACCGGTCCCGGAAGCGGCTGTCTCCGAGGTTTATCGATAA
- a CDS encoding tetratricopeptide repeat protein, whose translation MTGLLAVTAMALWLQAGPDLLSDQAQQLAMQKRYDEAEVLWKRALQAAPDHFPSLFNLGFMRYSLGQFTAAEDWLTRAARAKPGDFNSRYLLGTTLLKLERREDALRAWRAALAVQPNNYKLMQIMSVEYSNGYYYKEACAVGRQAVALRGDTPEPWFVAIKACFEARDPETLALTKQAAERFPESARANFEYGFQLQKAGLRDESLPFLRKAMSQDPSYEEPFYFYGNLMLLDEQYGQAVEPLRTALKLRPDYVSACVALAKALMGLDRNQEAKEALEACARMSPAHPQPHLFLSQVYFRLGDEEKATAEKLLSLRLRRENPTIMESPQARPFPVTPRR comes from the coding sequence ATGACAGGACTGCTGGCGGTGACGGCAATGGCGCTCTGGCTGCAAGCCGGACCCGACTTGCTCTCCGACCAGGCTCAGCAGTTGGCGATGCAAAAGCGGTATGACGAGGCGGAAGTTCTGTGGAAGAGGGCCCTGCAGGCGGCGCCGGATCACTTTCCCTCTTTGTTTAACCTCGGCTTCATGCGGTATTCGTTGGGGCAGTTCACCGCGGCGGAGGACTGGTTGACGCGCGCGGCCCGGGCGAAACCCGGCGACTTCAACTCGCGGTATCTGCTCGGTACGACTCTCTTGAAGCTGGAACGGCGCGAGGACGCGCTCCGCGCCTGGCGGGCGGCGCTGGCTGTGCAGCCTAACAACTACAAGCTGATGCAGATTATGTCGGTGGAGTACTCGAACGGGTACTACTACAAGGAAGCCTGCGCAGTGGGGCGGCAGGCGGTGGCCTTGCGCGGGGATACGCCGGAGCCGTGGTTTGTGGCGATCAAGGCCTGTTTCGAGGCTCGCGATCCGGAGACGCTGGCCCTGACCAAGCAGGCGGCGGAACGGTTCCCCGAGTCGGCCCGCGCCAACTTCGAGTACGGCTTCCAGCTACAGAAGGCCGGCCTGCGCGACGAGAGCCTGCCGTTTCTACGCAAGGCGATGAGCCAGGATCCGTCATACGAGGAGCCGTTCTACTTCTACGGGAACCTGATGCTGTTGGACGAGCAGTACGGGCAGGCGGTAGAGCCCCTGCGAACCGCCCTGAAGCTGCGGCCCGATTACGTTTCGGCCTGCGTGGCCCTGGCGAAGGCGCTGATGGGCCTGGACCGGAATCAGGAGGCGAAAGAGGCGCTGGAAGCGTGTGCCCGCATGAGTCCGGCCCACCCGCAGCCGCACCTGTTCCTGTCGCAGGTCTATTTCCGTTTGGGCGATGAGGAGAAGGCCACGGCGGAGAAACTGCTCTCCCTGCGCCTGCGCCGGGAGAATCCGACGATCATGGAATCCCCCCAAGCCCGCCCCTTCCCGGTAACCCCCCGCCGGTGA
- a CDS encoding CRTAC1 family protein → MNRIPPSLLALVLCLLAAPPLQPQKPAAESGQGMISGGAAALPRPKPSGRPWPVTFTDVAAQAGLRMQYTYGHPQKKKYVIEANGAGVAFLDYNGDGLLDVFLVNGSRLEGFPAGTSPTNHLFQNKGKGQFADVTKTAKLDQSGWGNGVCAGDFDNDGHTDLYVTYFGKNLLQKNNGDGTFRDVTARSGTGGSGSEWSTGCTFVDYDRDGYLDLLVTRYLNFQAGKSPLPGAFPFCMWKGSPVYCGPRGLPFGSLALYHNKGDGTFEDVSVPSGISAVKGFYAFTAVATDFDGDGWPDLYIACDSTPSILFHNQKNGTFRDIGTETGLAYNDNGSEQAGMGLSVGDFDNDGRIDILKTNFTGDYPNLYRNLGKGLFSDVCLRAGLAVNPDHVLWGTGFADLDNDGWKDIVQVSGHVYPEVAQIDAREHYQRARLVYRNLGGGRFEDVSGQSGPGIAAEHSSRGMALGDFDNDGAMDVLVMNMHEAPSLLRNELKSSNHWMKLRLRGTRSNRDAIGAVVTVESAGRTQADAVLSQSSFLSHNDLRLHFGLGAAAQVDRITVQWPNGQREQFPGVAANALYLLVEGSGQAAAQELPR, encoded by the coding sequence GTGAATCGAATTCCTCCATCTCTTCTGGCGCTGGTGCTGTGTCTTCTGGCTGCGCCGCCGCTGCAGCCGCAGAAACCCGCGGCCGAATCCGGCCAAGGCATGATCAGCGGTGGGGCTGCCGCGCTGCCGCGGCCTAAGCCCTCCGGCCGCCCCTGGCCCGTGACTTTCACCGATGTGGCCGCGCAGGCCGGCCTGCGGATGCAGTACACCTACGGCCATCCGCAGAAGAAGAAGTACGTCATCGAAGCCAATGGCGCCGGCGTAGCCTTCCTCGACTACAACGGTGACGGGCTGCTGGACGTGTTCCTGGTGAATGGTTCCAGGCTGGAAGGCTTTCCTGCCGGCACGTCGCCGACGAATCATCTCTTCCAGAACAAGGGCAAGGGCCAGTTTGCCGATGTCACAAAGACCGCGAAGCTCGACCAGTCCGGCTGGGGCAACGGCGTCTGTGCCGGCGACTTCGACAACGACGGCCACACCGACCTCTACGTCACCTACTTCGGGAAGAACCTGCTGCAGAAGAACAATGGTGACGGCACCTTTCGCGATGTAACCGCGCGCAGCGGCACTGGCGGCAGCGGCAGTGAATGGAGCACCGGCTGCACCTTTGTCGACTACGACCGCGACGGCTACCTGGACCTGCTGGTGACCCGGTATTTGAACTTCCAGGCTGGGAAGAGCCCGCTGCCCGGGGCGTTCCCCTTCTGCATGTGGAAGGGCAGCCCTGTCTATTGCGGGCCGCGCGGCCTGCCTTTCGGATCGCTCGCGCTCTATCACAACAAAGGCGACGGCACTTTTGAGGACGTCTCGGTCCCCTCCGGCATCAGCGCGGTGAAGGGCTTCTACGCGTTCACGGCCGTGGCGACGGATTTCGACGGCGACGGCTGGCCGGACCTCTACATCGCCTGCGATTCCACCCCGAGTATCCTGTTCCACAACCAGAAAAACGGGACCTTTCGGGACATCGGCACCGAGACCGGGCTCGCCTACAACGACAATGGCTCGGAGCAGGCGGGCATGGGCCTGTCCGTCGGTGACTTCGACAACGACGGGCGCATCGATATCCTGAAGACCAACTTCACGGGCGACTATCCGAACCTCTACCGCAACCTGGGGAAAGGGCTGTTCAGCGATGTCTGCCTCAGGGCCGGCCTGGCCGTGAACCCTGACCACGTGTTGTGGGGCACCGGGTTCGCTGACCTGGACAACGACGGCTGGAAGGACATTGTGCAGGTGAGCGGCCACGTCTATCCCGAGGTCGCGCAGATCGACGCGCGCGAGCACTACCAGCGCGCGCGTCTGGTGTACCGCAATCTGGGCGGCGGGCGGTTTGAGGACGTCTCCGGGCAATCCGGCCCGGGCATTGCAGCCGAGCATTCCAGCCGCGGCATGGCTCTGGGCGATTTCGACAACGACGGCGCGATGGACGTCCTGGTGATGAACATGCACGAGGCTCCGTCCCTGCTGCGCAACGAACTGAAGTCGTCGAATCACTGGATGAAACTGCGGCTGCGCGGCACGCGGTCGAACCGGGACGCGATTGGAGCGGTGGTGACGGTGGAGTCCGCCGGGCGCACGCAAGCCGATGCCGTGCTTAGCCAGTCGAGCTTCCTGTCCCACAACGACCTGCGCCTGCACTTCGGCCTGGGTGCGGCGGCCCAGGTGGACCGCATCACCGTGCAATGGCCCAACGGGCAGCGTGAGCAGTTCCCGGGTGTGGCGGCGAATGCTCTATATCTGCTGGTGGAGGGCTCGGGTCAGGCGGCCGCGCAGGAGTTGCCCCGATGA
- a CDS encoding LacI family DNA-binding transcriptional regulator: MGERKSGKQPAKKPVQKTGVTLSDIAKAMGLSAMTVSRAFTGSEQISEKTKQEVLKTAKELGYVPNRWARSLVTRRSSIIGVLIPEISHTYFAEVTCGVEEIVDKTGFDLLLCHSRGDAEKERAEIHMLIGTRADGLIIASVQDSKTERPFTELEDAGIPFVLVDRFFPNRRFSSVLVDDLEVGEIATNHLIDMGHRLIAHIQGPPVTPAVLRRRGYLTAMKAHGLPVDKDWMIGKDFSNQNGYVSMRKLLQLKPRPTAVFAANDPLAIGAVRACREAGFRVPEDISVVGAGSIEGDHNPNPFLTTVWWPNQEMGRAAAELLMKAIADSDGGETHIRTFAPKLLVRHSSGPAPAK, encoded by the coding sequence ATGGGCGAACGTAAATCGGGAAAACAGCCTGCAAAAAAGCCGGTCCAGAAGACAGGCGTCACGCTCTCGGACATCGCGAAAGCAATGGGCCTTTCCGCGATGACTGTCTCTCGCGCCTTCACCGGCAGCGAGCAGATCAGCGAGAAGACAAAGCAGGAAGTATTAAAAACCGCTAAGGAGCTCGGCTACGTTCCGAACCGCTGGGCGCGCAGCCTGGTGACACGGCGGTCTTCGATCATCGGCGTCCTCATCCCCGAAATCTCGCACACTTATTTTGCAGAAGTAACCTGCGGCGTGGAAGAGATCGTGGACAAGACCGGCTTCGATCTCCTGCTCTGCCACTCACGCGGCGACGCCGAGAAAGAGCGGGCGGAGATCCACATGCTGATCGGCACCCGCGCCGATGGCCTGATCATCGCCTCTGTCCAGGATTCGAAAACCGAGCGGCCCTTCACTGAACTGGAGGATGCCGGTATTCCCTTCGTGCTGGTCGACCGCTTTTTCCCCAACCGCCGGTTCAGCTCCGTGCTGGTGGACGATCTTGAGGTGGGCGAAATCGCGACCAACCACCTGATCGACATGGGGCACCGGCTGATTGCTCACATTCAAGGCCCGCCCGTCACCCCCGCCGTGCTGCGGAGACGCGGCTACCTGACCGCCATGAAGGCGCATGGCTTGCCGGTCGACAAAGACTGGATGATCGGCAAGGACTTCAGCAATCAGAACGGCTACGTGTCCATGCGCAAACTGCTGCAATTGAAGCCGCGGCCGACGGCCGTCTTCGCCGCGAACGACCCGCTGGCGATCGGCGCCGTCCGCGCCTGCCGTGAGGCGGGCTTCCGCGTGCCGGAAGATATCTCGGTGGTGGGCGCAGGCAGCATCGAAGGCGACCACAATCCGAATCCCTTTCTCACCACCGTGTGGTGGCCCAACCAGGAGATGGGGCGCGCCGCGGCGGAGCTGCTGATGAAAGCCATCGCCGACTCGGACGGCGGGGAAACGCACATCCGCACGTTCGCGCCCAAGCTGCTGGTGCGGCATTCATCCGGTCCGGCTCCGGCGAAATAA
- a CDS encoding TonB-dependent receptor has protein sequence MTIRHSWVWLTLLILAGTLCAVLPLSAQTTNAAIVGIVTDASGGAVPNATVTATNTGTGINRVVTTNDSGAFTLAPLIPGPYEVKVTNSGFKTKVQSNITLETGATLKLDIQLEVGQVSERIEVTAAAPMMQTQEASVASVVSTSQLERIPVNGRNFTRLIVMMPGTSDIAPNQSKGGQAGLTMVSVNGQRQQDSNYTIDGVDNNMMYMSSGVGAPPMDAIQEFRVATNNSAEYGRSAGANVNLSIKSGTRDLHGSVYEYFRNDKLDANDWFRNAQKQLDPATKATRVPFRQNQYGVAVGGPVVLPKVYNGRDKTFWFASWEGYRRRRGNTTISSTPIAAWRTGDFSSFNKQIYDPLTGTQTADGIVRQPFAGNIIPKARLNAGMLYLQDTYLPLPNVAGLQTNNYVMTDPTANNRDMLVLRGDHSLGSKDTFFARYMRQRVGENAPSNFSTVRYNGTRIDSDNFGVGWNHVFGTTTVLEVKYGYNHPNNPGCDQFKNGLKRSDVLAKAGIKMFDSNALCDVMPNFSADGLFGTFAGGGGETIIDTDHQYEAKLSRMMGRHSVKFGGQYMRRAMDAFFTNPTNGSANFWASMTNTAGDASAGNSYASTLLGYPNAIARGVGIPNAQGRQNSYSAFFQDDWRATDKLTINIGVRWEGFNRPYDAQDALGNLLVTRENGQDKAQLMWAGINPLPDPVTGVAGEGPHTFGYGRTLMKNRWMNFAPRVGIAYQANQKTVVRLAFGMFFNSTFMQELNDLRKFWPYLPQQVFSPNNTGAVPDTSISDAGPSFNSTQALGGWPQDPNNRTPYSQQWNIFVQRELMQDVTLDVGYVGSANRNQVGYVGWNNALKPVAAGVANPRRFAASGFTGNLDGGSNVFASEYNAMETKITKRFSKGLSILANYTWGKVMDDQSSLPEAKYQDMFNRRADWSPASYDLRHAFKVGYVYDLPFGKGRTFGASWNRFADSLLGGWALEGIVQVQTGRPLNVTSGQDTAHTGKYIGRADVSGNPILPMEQRSIDKWFNTSAFTMPVNAYGNSGANTVRADGKVVADVSVAKKFKFMERQSVEFRGEFYNLPNVINFGNPDTNRSSATFGKITSAGSARQVQFALRYAF, from the coding sequence ATGACCATCAGACACAGTTGGGTGTGGCTTACCTTACTCATTCTGGCCGGCACACTCTGCGCCGTGCTGCCACTTTCCGCTCAAACTACAAATGCCGCTATCGTTGGAATCGTCACCGACGCTTCCGGAGGCGCTGTCCCGAATGCAACCGTTACCGCTACCAACACCGGTACCGGTATCAATCGTGTGGTGACCACCAACGATTCCGGTGCATTCACCCTTGCTCCGCTCATCCCCGGCCCTTACGAAGTAAAGGTCACCAACTCCGGCTTCAAGACGAAAGTCCAGTCCAACATCACGTTGGAAACCGGCGCCACTCTCAAGCTCGACATTCAACTCGAAGTCGGCCAGGTGAGCGAGCGTATTGAAGTCACCGCCGCCGCTCCCATGATGCAGACCCAGGAAGCCTCCGTGGCCAGCGTGGTCAGCACCTCCCAACTGGAACGCATCCCAGTCAACGGCCGCAACTTCACCCGCCTGATCGTCATGATGCCGGGCACCAGCGACATCGCGCCCAACCAGTCAAAGGGTGGCCAGGCCGGCCTGACCATGGTTTCCGTCAACGGCCAGCGCCAGCAGGACAGCAACTACACCATTGACGGTGTCGACAACAACATGATGTACATGAGTTCCGGCGTCGGCGCCCCTCCCATGGACGCCATCCAGGAATTCCGCGTCGCCACGAACAACTCCGCTGAATACGGCCGCAGCGCCGGCGCCAACGTGAACCTCTCCATCAAGTCCGGTACCCGCGACCTGCACGGCAGCGTCTACGAGTACTTCCGCAACGACAAACTCGACGCCAACGACTGGTTCCGCAACGCCCAGAAGCAACTCGACCCGGCCACCAAGGCCACGCGCGTTCCCTTCCGCCAGAATCAGTACGGCGTCGCCGTCGGCGGCCCGGTCGTCCTCCCCAAGGTCTACAACGGCCGCGACAAGACGTTCTGGTTCGCGAGCTGGGAAGGCTATCGCCGCCGCCGCGGCAATACCACGATCAGTTCCACTCCTATCGCCGCCTGGCGAACGGGTGACTTCTCCAGCTTCAACAAGCAGATCTACGATCCGCTCACCGGCACCCAGACCGCCGACGGGATTGTGCGCCAGCCCTTTGCCGGCAACATCATTCCGAAGGCCCGCCTCAATGCCGGCATGCTCTACCTCCAGGACACCTACCTGCCCCTGCCGAATGTCGCCGGCCTGCAGACGAATAACTACGTCATGACGGACCCCACGGCCAACAATCGCGACATGCTGGTGCTGCGCGGCGACCATTCCCTGGGCAGCAAGGACACCTTCTTCGCCCGCTACATGCGGCAGCGAGTCGGTGAGAATGCCCCGTCCAACTTCTCCACCGTGCGCTACAACGGCACCCGTATCGATTCCGACAACTTCGGCGTCGGTTGGAACCACGTCTTTGGAACCACCACTGTCCTGGAAGTGAAGTATGGTTACAACCATCCCAACAACCCCGGCTGCGACCAGTTCAAGAATGGGCTGAAGCGCAGTGATGTCCTGGCCAAGGCCGGCATCAAGATGTTCGACAGCAACGCCCTCTGCGACGTCATGCCGAACTTCAGCGCCGACGGTCTGTTCGGCACCTTCGCCGGCGGCGGCGGCGAGACGATCATCGACACCGACCATCAGTACGAAGCCAAGCTGTCCAGGATGATGGGCCGGCATTCCGTCAAGTTCGGCGGCCAGTATATGCGCCGTGCGATGGACGCCTTCTTCACCAACCCCACCAATGGCAGCGCCAATTTCTGGGCCAGCATGACCAATACGGCCGGAGATGCCAGCGCCGGCAACTCCTACGCCAGCACCCTGCTCGGCTATCCCAATGCCATCGCCCGCGGCGTCGGAATCCCGAACGCGCAGGGCCGGCAGAACTCCTACTCCGCGTTCTTCCAGGACGACTGGCGCGCCACCGATAAGTTGACGATCAACATCGGCGTCCGCTGGGAAGGTTTCAACCGCCCCTACGACGCCCAGGATGCCCTCGGCAACCTCCTCGTCACGCGTGAGAATGGCCAGGACAAGGCCCAGTTGATGTGGGCCGGCATCAACCCGCTGCCCGATCCCGTGACCGGCGTCGCCGGTGAAGGCCCCCATACCTTCGGCTACGGCCGCACGCTGATGAAGAACCGCTGGATGAACTTCGCCCCGCGCGTCGGCATCGCCTATCAGGCCAACCAGAAGACGGTTGTCCGCCTCGCGTTCGGCATGTTCTTCAACAGCACCTTCATGCAGGAACTCAACGACCTCCGCAAATTCTGGCCCTATCTGCCTCAGCAGGTTTTCAGCCCGAACAACACTGGCGCCGTTCCTGACACCTCCATCTCGGATGCGGGCCCCTCGTTCAACAGCACCCAGGCTCTGGGCGGCTGGCCGCAGGATCCCAACAACCGCACGCCCTATTCCCAGCAGTGGAATATCTTCGTGCAGCGCGAGTTGATGCAGGACGTCACCCTCGACGTCGGCTATGTCGGTTCCGCCAATCGCAACCAGGTCGGCTATGTCGGCTGGAACAACGCGCTCAAGCCCGTCGCGGCCGGCGTCGCCAATCCGCGCCGCTTCGCTGCTTCCGGCTTCACCGGCAACCTGGACGGCGGCAGCAATGTCTTCGCCTCCGAGTACAACGCCATGGAAACGAAGATCACCAAGCGCTTCAGCAAGGGCCTGTCGATCCTGGCCAACTACACGTGGGGCAAGGTCATGGACGACCAGTCGTCCCTGCCCGAAGCCAAATATCAGGACATGTTCAATCGCCGCGCCGACTGGTCACCCGCCAGCTACGACCTGCGCCACGCATTCAAAGTCGGCTACGTCTACGATCTGCCCTTCGGCAAAGGCCGCACCTTCGGCGCCAGCTGGAATCGCTTTGCCGACTCCCTCCTCGGCGGCTGGGCCCTGGAAGGCATCGTTCAGGTGCAGACCGGACGTCCGCTCAACGTGACCTCCGGCCAGGATACCGCCCACACCGGCAAGTACATCGGCCGCGCCGATGTCAGCGGCAATCCCATCCTCCCCATGGAACAGCGCTCCATCGACAAGTGGTTCAACACAAGCGCGTTCACCATGCCCGTCAATGCCTACGGCAACTCCGGCGCCAACACCGTCCGGGCCGATGGCAAGGTCGTCGCGGATGTCTCGGTCGCCAAAAAGTTCAAGTTCATGGAACGGCAGTCGGTGGAATTCCGCGGTGAATTCTACAACTTGCCCAACGTGATCAACTTCGGCAACCCCGACACCAACCGCAGCTCTGCCACGTTCGGCAAGATCACCAGCGCGGGCAGCGCCCGCCAGGTGCAGTTCGCCCTGCGCTACGCGTTCTAA
- a CDS encoding sodium:solute symporter family transporter yields the protein MNLSVGGLDLAVILVYLAGVVALGCYAGFVRRRGSGEGSHYFLAGNTLTWPVIGLAMFAANISTVHLVSLAEAAYKYGLVFGHFEWMAGFTLILLSLFFAPLYLRSKVPTLPDFLERRFNRQCRDLLAVVSLFSAIVIHIGIALYTAAFVLRGILGMHPGATLFGMDALMFFIIALGVLTGIYTMLGGLLAVVWTESIQTVLLLLGAIVITVVAWNRLGGWEVLVATLAAKAHPLAGTAKDIPATTGNFLNMARDASDLSGLPWYSVILGYPVLGIWYWCADQTIVQRVLAARDEKQARLGPLFCAFLKILPVFFFVLPGTICVALVQNNVFQGEGPATAADTYTFMITHLLPVGLKGLVTAAMLAAAMQTCSAALNSTATLFAYDIYKRWRPGTTDHRLVVIGKITTVVATVLAIAWSPLLSHYNTIYDGLVRLVSYVSPPITAVFLIGVFWRKASGKGAYITMTSGAVFGAAMFVLDFSGHGVKDFMLTAFGMFLVCSVVLVAASKAFPEPLKAEAEPLVWSRWNESFEGNAGGRGLADYRVLSVVVALTFVVLYALVW from the coding sequence ATGAACTTGTCGGTTGGCGGGCTCGATCTGGCGGTGATCCTGGTGTATCTGGCCGGGGTGGTGGCGCTTGGCTGTTATGCGGGCTTTGTGCGGCGGCGCGGCAGCGGCGAGGGCAGTCACTACTTCCTGGCCGGCAACACATTGACGTGGCCCGTGATCGGGCTGGCGATGTTCGCGGCCAACATCTCCACGGTGCACCTGGTGAGCCTGGCGGAGGCGGCCTACAAGTATGGCCTGGTGTTCGGCCACTTTGAGTGGATGGCCGGGTTCACGCTGATCCTGCTGTCCCTGTTTTTCGCGCCTCTGTACCTGAGGTCGAAGGTGCCGACTCTGCCGGATTTCCTGGAGCGGCGTTTCAACCGGCAATGCCGCGACCTGCTGGCCGTGGTTTCGCTGTTTTCGGCCATCGTGATCCACATCGGCATTGCGCTGTACACCGCGGCCTTCGTGCTGCGGGGGATTCTGGGCATGCATCCGGGCGCGACACTGTTCGGAATGGACGCGCTGATGTTCTTCATCATTGCGTTGGGCGTGCTCACCGGCATCTACACGATGCTGGGCGGATTGCTGGCGGTGGTGTGGACGGAGAGCATCCAGACGGTCCTGCTGCTGCTGGGGGCGATTGTGATTACTGTCGTGGCCTGGAACCGGCTGGGCGGCTGGGAAGTGCTGGTGGCGACACTGGCGGCCAAGGCGCACCCGTTGGCGGGCACGGCGAAGGATATCCCGGCCACGACGGGCAATTTCCTGAACATGGCACGCGATGCGTCGGATCTGTCGGGCCTGCCCTGGTACAGCGTGATTCTCGGTTACCCGGTGCTGGGGATCTGGTATTGGTGCGCTGACCAGACGATTGTGCAGCGGGTGCTGGCGGCGCGGGACGAAAAGCAGGCGCGGCTGGGTCCGCTGTTCTGCGCGTTCCTGAAGATCCTGCCGGTATTCTTCTTTGTGCTGCCCGGGACGATCTGTGTGGCGCTGGTGCAGAACAACGTGTTCCAGGGCGAAGGTCCGGCGACAGCGGCCGATACTTACACGTTCATGATCACCCACCTGCTGCCGGTGGGCCTGAAGGGGTTGGTGACGGCGGCCATGCTGGCGGCGGCGATGCAGACGTGTTCGGCGGCGCTGAACTCGACGGCGACCCTGTTTGCGTACGACATCTACAAGCGTTGGCGGCCCGGGACCACGGATCACAGACTGGTGGTGATCGGTAAGATCACGACGGTGGTGGCGACCGTGCTGGCGATTGCGTGGTCACCGCTGCTGAGCCACTACAACACGATCTACGACGGGCTGGTGCGGCTGGTGTCGTACGTGTCACCGCCCATCACGGCGGTATTCCTGATCGGCGTGTTCTGGCGGAAGGCCTCGGGGAAAGGCGCCTACATCACGATGACCTCCGGGGCGGTGTTTGGAGCCGCGATGTTCGTGCTGGACTTCTCAGGCCACGGGGTGAAGGATTTCATGCTGACGGCGTTCGGGATGTTCCTGGTGTGCTCGGTGGTGCTGGTGGCGGCGTCGAAGGCGTTTCCTGAACCTTTGAAGGCGGAAGCGGAGCCGCTGGTGTGGTCGAGGTGGAACGAGTCGTTCGAAGGGAATGCGGGCGGCCGGGGGCTGGCGGATTACCGGGTGCTTTCGGTTGTGGTGGCGTTGACGTTCGTGGTGCTCTACGCTCTGGTCTGGTAA